One genomic segment of Oncorhynchus nerka isolate Pitt River linkage group LG16, Oner_Uvic_2.0, whole genome shotgun sequence includes these proteins:
- the LOC115144471 gene encoding mitochondrial genome maintenance exonuclease 1: MLFNQLLRCAQRVGESSRVVSGLFSHCTRTSVNTFSTSNVSPARKKSSPYSSVDSGRYSSLFKSVVSHRVSAQTPDIIEEQDVQIYGPVIKSPTPSNRNTTPSKMPKILHPLLNQDRVFDFGETELGGAPARIILRRGQDRGSVPSVTRILQETMSPEQQFYLERWRRKMIAQLGEDGFKEYSQNLFRQGKLFHTAVESILPLTTKEVPGEDPEEVPEMPSEVEGYMESVRHVLEDVRGVRAIESRVQHEKLGYLGIMDCVALYRGVLCVIDWKTSERSKPFLSNTYDNPLQVAAYVGALNNDVNYNYQVENGLIVVAYKDGSPAHPHRLSSEQVLQYWERWLVRLEEYTERR; the protein is encoded by the exons aTGCTTTTTAATCAGCTGTTGAGATGTGCCCAGCGTGTTGGGGAGTCATCTAGGGTTGTCAGTGGACTCTTCTCCCATTGTACCCGGACCTCCGTGAATACTTTCTCCACCTCCAATGTCTCTCCAGCTCGCAAGAAAAGCAGTCCATACAGTTCCGTGGACAGCGGACGCTACTCCTCACTCTTCAAGTCTGTTGTGTCCCACAGAGTCAGTGCTCAAACTCCCGACATCATAGAGGAGCAAGATGTTCAAATCTACGGACCTGTGATAAAATCCCCAACACCATCTAATCGAAACACAACACCTTCCAAAATGCCTAAAATCCTCCACCCGTTGCTCAACCAAGACCGGGTATTTGATTTTGGCGAAACTGAGCTTGGAGGGGCTCCAGCCAGAATTATCCTACGGAGGGGTCAGGACAGGGGCTCAGTGCCCAGTGTGACCCGTATCCTACAGGAGACTATGTCCCCAGAGCAACAGTTttacctggagagatggaggaggaagatgatAGCTCAACTGGGAGAGGATGGCTTTAAGGAATACAGTCAGA ATCTCTTCAGGCAAGGGAAGCTTTTCCATACGGCCGTGGAGAGTATTCTCCCGTTGACAACAAAGGAGGTACCGGGGGAAGATCCTGAGGAGGTACCAGAGATGCCATCGGAGGTAGAGGGATACATGGAAAGTGTACGCCATGTACTGGAGGACGTTAGGGGAGTGAGAGCCATCGAGAGCCGTGTACAACATGAAAAACTAGGCTATCTAGGGATTATGGACTGTGTGGCTCTCTACAG gggtgtgctgtgtgtgatcgaTTGGAAGACATCTGAGAGGTCTAAACCTTTCCTCAGCAACACCTACGACAACCCTCTACAGGTGGCAGCCTACGTTGGGGCCTTAAACAACGACGTGAACTACAACTACCAG GTTGAGAATGGACTGATCGTGGTGGCCTATAAAGATGGTTCCCCAGCCCATCCTCATCGACTGAGCTCAGAACAGGTGCTACAGTACTGGGAGAGATGGCTGGTACGACTGGAGGAGTACACCGAGAGGAGGTGA